One stretch of Daphnia pulicaria isolate SC F1-1A chromosome 6, SC_F0-13Bv2, whole genome shotgun sequence DNA includes these proteins:
- the LOC124344317 gene encoding uncharacterized protein LOC124344317: METKNVPSKESSPPPDYSNYSANGERRLSLADYLLILKHVGRNEQKDIDRAGRRRISLAETIPDWPTLAKPDLIESAEKAPTPRRPSLAEIIPDWPILQPFNREEVPLKITSIIFFFLDF, from the exons ATGGAAACGAAGAACGTGCCAAGCAAGGAATCATCGCCTCCGCCCGATTATTCGAATTACTCAGCGAACGGGGAACGTCGGCTTTCGTTAGCTGACTATCTCCTCATCTTAAAACACGTGGGCAGGAATGAACAGAAG GACATTGATCGTGCTGGACGAAGGCGTATTTCACTAGCGGAAACTATACCCGATTGGCCCACCCTGGCCAAACCGGATCTCATAGAG AGTGCGGAGAAAGCCCCAACTCCACGGCGACCATCACTAGCCGAAATTATTCCCGACTGGCCGATTCTTCAACCATTCAACAGAGAGGAGGTGCCGTTAAAAATTACCagcataatatttttttttcttgatttttaa